Proteins encoded within one genomic window of Mycolicibacterium monacense:
- a CDS encoding aminotransferase, whose translation MTAGRRTAGFDFLEQPALPAPRVSEAEAQGILATHYGIEGDAVSLGSQQDKNFLVRRTGTGEVAGVLKVANPAFTAVELAAQDAAATLIAEAEPGLRIAVPLPNADGAEVTTVDGLLVRLLRYLPGGTLIDADHLGPAAVAGLGEVAARVSRALTGFEHAGLDRVLQWDLRYGADVVAALIGHVADPVQRERLSTATRDAAERIGRVADALPRQAVHLDITDANVVVSRAADGTRRPDGVIDFGDLTDTWAVSELAIAASSVLGHSGTEPVSILPAVRAFHGIRPLTVEEIDALWPMVVLRTAVLIVSGAQQAELDPDNAYVTDQSDGEWRMFEQATSVPIDVMTAVIRADLGFAAPPADVTATVPMIAGVTAEDVVTLDLSPTSDAYDFAFTPGGWLPPDVDDRLARRAVGDGAAVVVTRFGEPRLGLAPALSQRSGDVVPTGVRLWPAQPLTLVAPWDGEVGSDGAGDTVTVRGDAHEVTLTGVRPVGGASAVRAGDPIAQADAAQWADVAVRPVGGVTAPPLVRPEVATGWLAQARDPRPVLGLPPDAVTSPAADLVERRDRSFAPVQEHYYRRPPQIERGWRHYLMSTAGRCYLDMVNNVTVLGHAHPRVADTAARQLRKLNTNSRFNYAAVVEYSERLAAELPDPLDTVFLVNSGSEASDLAIRLALAATGRRDVVAMREAYHGWTYGTDAVSTSTADNPNALATRPDWVHTVESPNSFRGKYRGAEVGRYATEAVAQIERLVADGRAPAGFICESVYGNAGGMALPDGYLQQVYAAVRGAGGLAIADEVQVGYGRLGHWFWGFEQQGVVPDIVSMAKSTGNGYPLGAVITSREVAEAFRSQGYFFSSTGGSPLSCAIGLTVLDVLRAEDLQGNAVRVGGHLKARLEALADRHPIIGTVHGVGLYLGVEMVRDRQTLEPATEETAAICERMLELGVVIQPTGDHSNILKTKPPLCIDTESADFYVDALDRVLTEGW comes from the coding sequence GTGACCGCAGGACGTCGCACCGCCGGGTTCGACTTCCTCGAACAGCCGGCGCTTCCCGCCCCACGGGTCAGCGAAGCCGAAGCGCAGGGCATTCTCGCCACCCACTACGGCATCGAGGGCGATGCCGTCTCCCTGGGCAGTCAGCAGGACAAGAACTTCCTGGTGCGCCGCACCGGCACCGGTGAGGTCGCGGGCGTACTGAAGGTGGCCAACCCCGCGTTCACCGCCGTCGAACTCGCGGCGCAGGACGCAGCGGCGACGCTGATCGCCGAGGCCGAACCGGGCCTGCGGATCGCGGTGCCGCTGCCCAACGCCGACGGCGCGGAGGTGACGACGGTCGACGGGCTGTTGGTCCGGTTGCTGCGGTACCTGCCCGGCGGCACGCTGATCGACGCCGATCACCTCGGTCCGGCCGCGGTCGCGGGGCTCGGCGAGGTGGCGGCGCGCGTCAGCCGGGCGCTGACGGGCTTCGAACACGCGGGTCTCGACCGGGTGCTGCAGTGGGATCTGCGCTACGGCGCCGACGTCGTCGCCGCCCTGATCGGCCACGTCGCCGATCCGGTGCAGCGCGAGCGGCTCTCGACCGCCACCCGCGACGCCGCGGAGCGCATCGGCCGCGTCGCCGACGCACTCCCCCGCCAGGCGGTGCACCTCGACATCACCGACGCGAACGTCGTCGTGTCGCGGGCGGCCGACGGCACCCGCCGACCCGACGGGGTGATCGACTTCGGCGATCTCACCGACACCTGGGCGGTGTCGGAGTTGGCGATCGCCGCCTCGTCGGTGCTGGGGCACAGCGGCACCGAACCGGTCTCGATCCTGCCTGCGGTGCGCGCGTTCCACGGCATCCGGCCGCTGACGGTCGAGGAGATCGACGCACTGTGGCCGATGGTGGTGCTGCGGACGGCGGTGCTCATCGTCAGCGGAGCCCAGCAGGCCGAACTCGACCCGGACAACGCCTACGTCACCGACCAGTCCGACGGCGAGTGGCGGATGTTCGAACAGGCGACGTCGGTCCCGATCGACGTGATGACCGCGGTGATCCGGGCCGATCTCGGATTCGCCGCACCACCCGCCGATGTCACGGCCACCGTGCCGATGATCGCCGGTGTGACCGCCGAAGACGTTGTCACACTTGATCTCTCACCGACATCCGACGCCTACGACTTCGCGTTCACACCAGGGGGCTGGCTGCCGCCGGACGTCGACGACCGGCTCGCCCGACGCGCCGTGGGTGACGGTGCGGCCGTGGTCGTCACACGATTCGGCGAGCCGCGACTCGGTCTGGCGCCCGCGCTGAGCCAACGCAGCGGCGACGTCGTGCCGACCGGTGTCCGGCTCTGGCCGGCGCAACCGCTGACCCTGGTGGCGCCGTGGGACGGTGAGGTCGGCAGCGACGGCGCAGGCGACACGGTGACGGTCCGCGGCGACGCCCACGAGGTCACGCTGACCGGTGTGCGCCCCGTGGGCGGCGCTTCCGCGGTGCGGGCCGGTGACCCGATCGCGCAGGCCGACGCCGCGCAGTGGGCGGACGTCGCGGTGCGCCCGGTCGGCGGGGTGACGGCCCCACCGCTGGTGCGTCCCGAGGTGGCGACGGGCTGGTTGGCGCAGGCGCGCGATCCGCGCCCGGTGCTCGGCCTGCCGCCGGACGCCGTCACCTCCCCCGCCGCCGACCTGGTCGAGCGGCGTGACCGCAGCTTCGCGCCGGTGCAGGAGCACTACTACCGCAGGCCGCCGCAGATCGAGCGCGGCTGGCGGCACTATTTGATGTCGACGGCGGGGCGCTGCTACCTCGACATGGTCAACAACGTGACCGTGCTCGGGCACGCCCACCCCCGGGTGGCCGACACCGCGGCCCGCCAACTGCGCAAGCTCAACACGAATTCGCGGTTCAACTACGCCGCGGTCGTCGAGTACAGCGAGCGGCTCGCCGCCGAACTGCCCGATCCCCTGGACACCGTGTTCCTGGTCAATTCCGGTTCGGAGGCAAGCGATCTGGCGATCCGGCTGGCGCTGGCCGCCACCGGCCGCCGCGACGTCGTCGCGATGCGCGAGGCGTACCACGGCTGGACCTACGGTACGGATGCGGTGTCGACGTCGACCGCCGACAACCCCAATGCGCTGGCCACCCGGCCGGACTGGGTGCACACCGTCGAATCGCCGAACAGCTTCCGCGGCAAGTACCGCGGGGCGGAGGTGGGCCGCTACGCGACCGAGGCCGTCGCGCAGATCGAACGACTCGTCGCCGACGGTCGCGCCCCGGCCGGGTTCATCTGCGAGTCGGTGTACGGCAACGCCGGCGGGATGGCGCTGCCCGACGGCTATCTGCAGCAGGTGTACGCGGCGGTGCGCGGCGCCGGCGGGCTGGCCATCGCCGACGAGGTCCAGGTCGGTTACGGCCGTCTCGGACACTGGTTCTGGGGGTTCGAGCAGCAGGGCGTGGTGCCCGACATCGTCTCGATGGCGAAGTCGACGGGCAACGGCTATCCGCTCGGCGCGGTGATCACCAGCCGTGAGGTGGCCGAGGCGTTCCGCTCCCAGGGATACTTCTTCTCCTCGACCGGCGGCAGCCCGCTGTCGTGTGCGATCGGCCTGACCGTGCTCGACGTACTGCGCGCAGAAGACCTGCAGGGCAACGCCGTCCGGGTGGGCGGACACCTCAAGGCGCGGTTGGAGGCGCTGGCCGACAGGCATCCGATCATCGGCACCGTGCACGGGGTCGGCCTGTATCTCGGTGTCGAGATGGTCCGCGACCGGCAGACGCTGGAACCGGCGACCGAGGAGACCGCGGCAATCTGCGAGCGGATGCTCGAACTCGGCGTCGTCATCCAGCCGACGGGCGACCACTCGAACATCCTCAAGACCAAACCGCCGTTGTGCATCGACACCGAATCCGCCGACTTCTACGTCGATGCGCTGGACCGGGTGCTGACCGAGGGGTGGTAG
- a CDS encoding adenylate/guanylate cyclase domain-containing protein: protein MTGPEIAAVVLAVVAVAEAVGLVTLWVLFTRARGEADELRARVDTRNMLLSGGREAVKHVWQTANLVREKGFGGAITSSIEDLADWFEVERPDLARLAPHGRVAILFSDIEDSTALNNRIGDRAWARLIGRHARSVQRHVREHDGHVVKSQGDGFMVAFASPENAVRCAIALQHSLRRRPNGIRVRIGIHTGKSVRRGEDLFGRNVALAARVAAEADGGEILVSEAVRDAVAGADGVSIGDGREVSLKGFSGKHHLYVVSAQRGGSDSSSR from the coding sequence GTGACCGGACCCGAGATCGCCGCCGTGGTGCTCGCCGTCGTCGCGGTGGCCGAGGCGGTCGGCCTCGTCACGCTGTGGGTGCTGTTCACCCGCGCCCGCGGTGAGGCCGACGAACTGCGCGCCCGCGTCGACACGAGGAACATGCTGCTCAGTGGTGGACGGGAAGCGGTCAAACATGTGTGGCAGACGGCGAACCTGGTGCGGGAGAAGGGTTTCGGCGGCGCGATCACGTCATCGATCGAGGATCTCGCCGACTGGTTCGAGGTGGAGCGCCCCGACCTCGCGCGGCTGGCGCCCCACGGCCGGGTGGCGATCCTGTTCTCCGACATCGAGGATTCGACGGCGCTGAACAACCGGATCGGTGACCGGGCGTGGGCACGGCTGATCGGCCGTCACGCCCGCTCGGTGCAGCGCCACGTCAGGGAGCACGACGGGCATGTGGTGAAGAGCCAGGGCGACGGTTTCATGGTGGCGTTCGCCTCACCCGAGAACGCGGTGCGCTGCGCGATCGCGCTGCAGCATTCGCTGCGGCGGCGGCCCAACGGGATTCGGGTGCGCATCGGGATCCACACCGGTAAGTCGGTGCGGCGCGGGGAGGACCTGTTCGGCCGTAACGTCGCGCTCGCGGCGCGGGTGGCCGCCGAGGCCGACGGCGGCGAGATCCTGGTCAGCGAGGCGGTGCGCGATGCGGTCGCCGGCGCGGACGGGGTGTCGATCGGCGACGGCCGGGAGGTGTCGCTCAAGGGCTTCTCCGGCAAGCACCACCTGTACGTGGTGAGCGCTCAGCGCGGCGGTTCGGATTCGTCGAGCCGCTGA
- a CDS encoding alpha/beta fold hydrolase, producing MTPRWLDVATPAGQLRALVWGPEDGPVALCLHGFPDTAYGWRKLAPALAAAGWRVVAPFMRGYVPSSVPSDRSYHVGALMDDALRVLAAAGPTGRDVIIGHDWGAIAGTGLAAMPDSPFERAVIMSVPPAAAFRPLGRVPDRWRLAAELPRQMLRSWYIFYFQLPWLPDRSASWVVPWLWRQWSPGYHAAEDLRHVDAAIGVRRRWRAALGYYRATVRNSRPPAQYAELHRHWLSAPVLPTLYLHGHDDGCATANFTPWVQRVLPEGSAVAVVEHAGHFLALEQPDVVGRHIVDFIGTAR from the coding sequence ATGACGCCGCGCTGGTTGGATGTGGCGACCCCGGCCGGGCAGCTGCGGGCGCTGGTCTGGGGTCCGGAGGACGGTCCGGTCGCGCTGTGCCTGCACGGCTTCCCCGACACCGCCTACGGATGGCGCAAACTCGCCCCCGCGCTCGCCGCTGCCGGATGGCGGGTGGTGGCGCCGTTCATGCGTGGATACGTGCCGTCGTCCGTCCCGTCCGACCGCAGCTATCACGTCGGGGCGTTGATGGACGACGCCCTGCGCGTGCTCGCCGCGGCGGGGCCGACGGGTCGCGACGTCATCATCGGACACGACTGGGGTGCGATCGCCGGCACCGGTCTGGCCGCGATGCCCGACAGCCCCTTCGAACGGGCGGTCATCATGTCGGTGCCGCCGGCCGCGGCGTTCCGTCCGCTCGGCCGCGTACCGGACAGGTGGCGGCTGGCCGCCGAGCTGCCCCGGCAGATGCTGCGCAGCTGGTACATCTTCTACTTCCAGCTGCCCTGGCTGCCGGACCGGTCCGCGTCATGGGTGGTGCCCTGGCTGTGGCGGCAGTGGTCGCCCGGCTACCACGCCGCCGAGGACCTGCGACACGTCGACGCCGCCATCGGGGTGCGCCGGCGGTGGCGGGCCGCGCTGGGCTACTACCGCGCCACCGTCCGCAACTCGCGGCCACCGGCGCAATACGCCGAACTGCACCGGCACTGGCTGTCGGCGCCGGTGTTGCCGACGCTGTACCTGCACGGCCACGACGACGGCTGCGCCACAGCGAATTTCACCCCCTGGGTGCAACGGGTGCTGCCCGAGGGGAGTGCGGTCGCGGTCGTCGAGCACGCCGGGCACTTCCTGGCGCTCGAACAGCCCGACGTGGTCGGCCGCCACATCGTCGACTTCATCGGGACCGCCCGCTAG
- a CDS encoding VOC family protein, giving the protein MPQITPSLWFDDDLEEAVAFYTSIFPNSTVESLSRFTEACPGPTGEVVSATFVLDGTRFIGINGGPQFPFTEAVSFTVACKDQEEVDYYWDRLVDGGEESMCGWLKDRFGVSWQIVPDRLTELLDDPDPVRAAAASKAMLGMRKIIIAELEEAVVAM; this is encoded by the coding sequence ATGCCCCAGATAACCCCGTCGCTCTGGTTCGACGACGACCTGGAGGAGGCCGTCGCCTTCTACACGTCGATCTTCCCCAACTCCACGGTGGAGAGCCTCAGCCGTTTCACCGAGGCCTGTCCGGGGCCGACCGGTGAGGTGGTGTCGGCGACGTTCGTCCTCGACGGCACCCGGTTCATCGGCATCAACGGCGGACCGCAGTTCCCGTTCACCGAGGCGGTGTCGTTCACCGTGGCCTGCAAGGACCAGGAGGAGGTCGACTACTACTGGGACCGGCTGGTCGACGGCGGCGAGGAGTCGATGTGCGGCTGGCTCAAGGACCGTTTCGGAGTCAGCTGGCAGATCGTGCCCGACCGCCTCACCGAACTGCTCGACGACCCCGATCCGGTGCGCGCGGCGGCCGCGTCGAAGGCGATGCTCGGAATGCGCAAGATCATCATCGCCGAACTGGAGGAGGCCGTCGTCGCCATGTGA
- a CDS encoding serine hydrolase domain-containing protein — translation MKRGTRHLLSLAALVTALLLAGCSSPEPQALRTIDPQELQQVVDGLARELTVPGALVLVHTPQGRFTAAAGTTELGAQDPPSADTHFRIASNTKTMTAALIVLLAQDGKVRFDDPVTDWVPDVPNGENITVAQLLTMRSGLYGYTGDEALSAAMDADPQKPWTPAEVLAIAFRHPPQFAPDSAYEYSNTNYALLGLIAEKAGGQPLARQFRDRLFGPVGLTQTSLPAADDTTMPTPYSHGYMYGGSFYALADEPYPADMQAAARAGTLQPVDYTNQNSSYATAAGGAISTADDLATWMKALVTGKVFDADHHRQWKASLRPEDPAAPDGQQYGYGISYQRFGPNAAMYYHGGELPGFNSFMGYDPDNDVTLVIWTNLTLSPDGRTTAQAMLAPMLEQIYAGLSLG, via the coding sequence ATGAAGAGGGGTACCCGGCACCTGCTGAGCCTTGCGGCGCTGGTGACGGCCCTCCTGCTCGCCGGCTGCTCCTCCCCGGAACCGCAGGCACTGCGCACGATCGACCCGCAGGAGCTCCAGCAGGTCGTCGACGGACTCGCGCGCGAACTGACGGTGCCCGGCGCTCTTGTGCTCGTGCACACCCCGCAGGGCCGTTTCACCGCCGCGGCCGGCACCACCGAACTCGGCGCGCAGGATCCGCCGTCCGCCGACACCCACTTCCGCATCGCCTCCAACACCAAGACCATGACGGCGGCGCTGATCGTGCTGCTCGCCCAGGACGGCAAGGTCCGATTCGACGACCCCGTCACCGACTGGGTCCCGGACGTGCCGAACGGCGAGAACATCACCGTCGCACAGCTTCTCACCATGCGCAGCGGTCTCTACGGCTACACGGGCGACGAGGCGCTGTCGGCCGCCATGGACGCCGACCCCCAAAAGCCTTGGACGCCGGCGGAAGTGCTGGCCATCGCCTTCCGGCATCCGCCACAGTTCGCGCCCGACTCCGCCTACGAGTACAGCAACACCAACTACGCGCTCCTCGGCCTGATCGCCGAGAAGGCCGGCGGCCAACCGCTGGCCCGGCAGTTCCGCGACCGGTTGTTCGGCCCCGTCGGCCTGACCCAGACGTCCCTGCCCGCCGCCGACGACACCACCATGCCCACGCCCTACTCGCACGGCTACATGTACGGCGGAAGCTTCTACGCCCTGGCCGACGAGCCGTATCCCGCCGACATGCAGGCCGCCGCCCGCGCCGGGACACTGCAGCCCGTCGACTACACCAACCAGAACTCCTCGTACGCGACCGCCGCGGGTGGCGCGATCTCGACGGCCGACGATCTGGCCACCTGGATGAAGGCGCTCGTCACCGGGAAGGTCTTCGACGCCGACCACCACCGCCAGTGGAAGGCCAGCCTGCGCCCCGAGGACCCGGCCGCCCCCGACGGTCAGCAGTACGGGTACGGGATCTCCTATCAGCGGTTCGGCCCGAACGCCGCGATGTACTACCACGGCGGGGAACTGCCCGGTTTCAACTCGTTCATGGGTTACGACCCGGACAACGACGTGACCCTGGTGATCTGGACGAACCTCACGCTGTCGCCGGACGGCCGGACCACCGCCCAGGCGATGCTGGCCCCGATGCTCGAGCAGATCTACGCCGGGTTGTCGCTGGGATGA
- a CDS encoding alpha/beta fold hydrolase, whose translation MTPVSVSTAETVSFRGAEGLTLVGDEWNRGAESAADRPTVLMLHGGGQNRFSWKNTGQILADAGLHVVALDSRGHGDSDRSPEANYSVEMLCADTCEVLDQIGRPVALIGASMGGLTGILVAREAGPQRVTQLVLVDVVPRFEKDGSARIRDFMFNHVHGFDTLEQAADAVAAYLPHRTRPKSHEGLKKNLRHRDGRWYWHWDPAFLTKPGDDPFVRADKLEQAAVELTIPILLIRGKLSDVVSSEGVQEFLRKVPGAEFVELSDAGHTAAGDDNDAFTEAVVGFVSR comes from the coding sequence GTGACGCCCGTGTCCGTGAGTACCGCAGAGACCGTGTCGTTCCGGGGTGCAGAAGGGCTCACCCTGGTGGGCGACGAATGGAACCGCGGCGCGGAGTCGGCCGCCGACCGGCCCACCGTGCTGATGCTCCACGGCGGCGGCCAGAACCGCTTCTCGTGGAAGAACACCGGGCAGATCCTGGCCGACGCGGGGTTGCACGTCGTGGCGCTGGACAGCCGCGGCCACGGCGACAGCGACCGGTCCCCGGAGGCCAACTACTCGGTGGAGATGCTGTGCGCGGACACGTGCGAGGTACTCGACCAGATCGGGCGGCCCGTGGCCCTGATCGGCGCCAGCATGGGCGGGCTGACCGGCATCCTGGTCGCCCGGGAGGCGGGGCCGCAGCGGGTCACCCAGTTGGTGCTCGTCGACGTGGTGCCACGCTTCGAGAAGGACGGCAGCGCCCGCATCCGTGACTTCATGTTCAACCACGTGCACGGTTTCGACACCCTGGAGCAGGCCGCCGATGCGGTGGCCGCCTATCTGCCCCACCGAACCCGGCCGAAGAGCCACGAGGGCCTCAAGAAGAACCTGCGCCATCGCGACGGGCGGTGGTACTGGCACTGGGATCCGGCGTTCCTGACCAAACCCGGTGACGACCCGTTCGTCCGGGCCGACAAACTCGAACAGGCCGCGGTCGAGTTGACCATTCCGATCCTGCTGATCCGTGGCAAGCTCTCCGACGTGGTCAGTTCCGAAGGCGTGCAGGAGTTCCTGCGCAAGGTCCCCGGTGCCGAGTTCGTCGAGCTGTCCGATGCCGGCCACACCGCGGCCGGTGACGACAACGACGCGTTCACCGAAGCCGTCGTCGGTTTCGTCAGCCGGTGA
- a CDS encoding Mce protein, translating into MADDAPAPAPDGEPTVTVDDETAVDVENPENPENPETSEADEANETGEAGPADRSPVRKALLAGLALVVVLAAVTGWFGYQAYRSDQDTKERNLFLEVGRQAAQNLTTIDWERADADVQRVLDVATGTFYDDFQKRAEPFLQVVKEAKSKSVGTLGEAGLESVSGDTAEVLVAVTVKSSNAGAPEQPPRAWRMRLTVQRVDDRAKVSQVEFVQ; encoded by the coding sequence ATGGCAGACGATGCCCCCGCCCCCGCCCCCGACGGCGAACCGACCGTGACCGTCGACGACGAGACCGCGGTCGACGTCGAGAACCCCGAAAACCCCGAGAACCCCGAGACCTCTGAGGCCGATGAGGCTAATGAGACCGGTGAGGCCGGCCCGGCCGACCGCTCGCCGGTGCGGAAGGCGCTCCTCGCGGGGCTGGCGCTCGTCGTGGTCCTGGCCGCGGTGACCGGCTGGTTCGGCTACCAGGCCTACCGGTCGGACCAGGACACCAAGGAGCGCAACCTGTTCCTCGAGGTGGGCCGCCAGGCCGCACAGAACCTGACCACCATCGACTGGGAGAGGGCCGACGCCGACGTGCAGCGCGTACTCGACGTGGCGACCGGCACCTTCTACGACGACTTCCAGAAGCGGGCCGAACCGTTCCTGCAGGTGGTCAAGGAGGCGAAGTCCAAGTCGGTGGGCACCCTCGGCGAAGCCGGGCTGGAGTCGGTCTCCGGCGACACGGCGGAGGTGCTGGTGGCGGTGACGGTGAAGTCGTCGAACGCCGGCGCGCCGGAGCAGCCCCCGCGCGCGTGGCGGATGCGGCTCACCGTGCAGCGGGTCGACGACCGCGCGAAGGTCTCACAGGTGGAGTTCGTGCAGTGA